A single Xiphias gladius isolate SHS-SW01 ecotype Sanya breed wild chromosome 22, ASM1685928v1, whole genome shotgun sequence DNA region contains:
- the cep192 gene encoding centrosomal protein of 192 kDa isoform X3 has translation MADSFYKLEDEAFPSFLCQSVDSTSGRATLGNVTLGSGPGLPVAASTVAKIRPGSDSREDPGEVSYLEGKKLQQANSQSSVGEQPKFALSFKDDLDKADDFIAAHRLSDMLVKINLDESVSRNQGSMLGLPPTQMGSVHGWHTELLTDLSTGLLALAQLGHKDSTDAKLQAFQATVGEDSVQSEGMDSDHFSGSNSSFLANEKLMSVESMHSDITDDDADLNNLPDDELELYFNKLVPPAMQRGRVEGQEIPSTGLSGAADDVHSAEPEHYRHQFLDDYDQEDFRMPDVRLAATGMDSCPASDEDTEDELESARRNSNATRTRLLPSTSRQLVGESNRPSFRPGLEGGSSDDESFSGCSGPSVSGIEHRRSAEGQVINPPVTGDGGGGDGSSGSEESGNYGGVSTIPLPTTNVQTTYDVLRGLGIVGSSAVGEDEDGDPNNLGGHGRNSLSRHTEMGDRVGPVGTGEASSQGASLGTQKLSPVNWSTVLDRQEALDAMESTEPGPTVDRLIDSCSYLRSGAGLRRPQDLANLTVSHLQGNQGSFHLSQVLLPEYDEEEEEEEDDDEVDEPDGARPSLGLRGGPCGNVTAAEASGSTSEDDKNPLSTSLEPKYFSQSFHQEQDDSDDMWNHCPDNLELEFQQGASTTHSVVYQNEEGQWVTDLAYYSSFEKEVDGKTSDNAAQFQTEDFVNAGDALEKIVKDQEEFEKEHQFMQEEKIEPASSNSTFQSESSWKAPTNSHILMRASQVSSEFSPGNQSYLRLSLGQFFGQRSEALGCLGGIGDVDGVKRPSFGYIITSPEKREPFPLIHPSEFSARVRSPHSDTMELSDEDKTLNPEDLDKTVEAPGERMSSKLDIDLESGEQGIQDHTVSAALPDHSEGSGSESSLGNQTCVPPDNSSHLMLSISTIASAIADASISTDPSQLAAMIMELSKRSKAKNQPTSAGPVGPAVSSTEESHSTEHILSEQDQSAMVDTLQRSTYVGELSAFDIEKYLKKTDVSSTGNASVAHTTFDLTSWAENLSRNPQTGDPEEQRSSSQQVDSETQKMPTSTKMEERDRRGETTLNTSSAVSLSNAFSAGDKGESKRSSVPCPSTSFSSARRAVGSGQSSTIKPPTEKMGAWDNATSSATKTWGSTGRIPTENGVKPGELNPQASNNTRSSLEPPQNSDKISAVSPGLPRTSPGRKKGKSGLPCFKGYSAPTQRVRSAGQQQQDRPSNFPEKKTPPRNITAAPLPCSSVVKNVGFSCQNIQPPLDPASELPKGFSEPCVEETQCNFRPSTSPLTHSSPSQTSIPSADGMVSPPSTSGGLADKRPGLELSPQSTCSSPSLSRLTYISMNDGTVIPTPERQKNNCTMALSTTIIRFSPTPPVGTDAQSNLDIPCLPKSLDQMQSQHSKSLDPIPARQCKSPEPSRSGSALSCTRSQSECNYHCPGDRTCDLSAGCRTHKPLSESSVRQLTKVDSGYCSNLNIQQSRSTTAPQSSQQWGAASSVSSSVYAGGLGMPPSYPSEGLHYVPIPSFKPQCAGLIDLPHQGDMQSLLTGRSLYNSQLAQKYLGSEAPIHPGSYHMGTTGNGTPNSDLTVRHIHPTSGPLGITGAAGAQHLPRPHQIQQERGIMGKPYTQYDAEPLVAGGLEELRGQVVVPGELRFPHACCVGIASQTSLSLFNPSERWQQVSISVTSLAIDGEKVDSLPYQWLIVKNKTIIGPKSTEEQKVLFIPPQAGVYQCVLSVCSWPASAETEVAARATIFAKRVVLVAIAENPAIEVEVSKSGCLDFGDLPGGSAKSLPLKLINRTQATVPIRLVISANATAWRCYTFSKQPGTMTSEATQQAGQMTPVSSPSVMNHVMHASYGENPVSFMVWIHFKAPQKYTFSGELGPADEYVARVDIELDSPGPSHVIWSIPLSARSGTARVHAPKDLQTLSLSAPLGKCSQQTLPLKNAGNIDVQLKLKSSDAEDSFSVTPDELFLRVGEEHGIIVSFKAQGNRKCRESLLTILVLPSGPQYEVTLKGEVVPEDSGKSAIPSASVFSPGLAKDIPPILSNKQFIAWGGVTLGRAVQQKLVLRNNSTNATQQLRLLIRGQDQDCFQLQSMFSPEERLTRHGELSIRPREDVAVHLLFAPTRVASMLAKLEIKQSGVRPSQPGVKFTIPLSGYGGTSNIILEDQRKQADSYVATLTDITVGRVSKVCLCVRNTGSRAAFIKAVCFSDMQTRTVLEPSVISLAPSQFVLKERTQEVITVLMKSTQREQSLCQSASALLGTIYLLCGDEVSRQQYRRLLQNKPEAARKALSENSLLKNIDFNEKFLGEENVTETCDLPQRPNEAHIFYGNMSKVVVSLLGSTKSTDCEERDHTELRLPSARNGSETDSSLTNGSVSLDVLPVKGPQGQALRVTEPSLKASDPLHRQSDSWTIHPEQLVLTSPTINGAATTSQIQIRNNTSRELSFDLSWPAHCLTITPQHGVIEPQCHLQILISPNPSLATKSALLPWSGQIYVQCDGQQKFIKIQIRQDLALDVSAAPADTTLSALPPHAATPVLPVARLTTKPSMPLQTPQTPQAQVEISNKTIIFPTTPSEETSEAKLEVQNGEVEVRWYLSSFAPPYVKGVDNTGDVYRATYTAFRCSRVSGTLGANEKMQVPITFLPRDRGDYAQFWDLECHPVSEPQQKTRIRFQLCGTGIKSGPVEGPQEGDSSLVKTEPTVKTRKRADASAGKTSQEAARRGVYSPQDLYTFPATRVGESSTLKVSIRNNSSNTHELKFVNCQEPFHIKHSKYSLRSQHYLKLPVQFKPSSAGRHAGLLLIQSETSGSLVIQLIGEALPQSHYLPSYATSSC, from the exons ATGGCAGACAGTTTTTACAAGTTGGAAGATGAAGCCTTCCCCAGTTTCCTCTGCCAGTCTGTGGACAGCACCAGTGGCCGTGCCACACTGGGGAATGTGACGCTGGGGTCAGGCCCAGGACTGCCGGTGGCTGCCTCGACAGTTGCGAAAATTAGACCCGGGTCTGACAGCAG AGAAGATCCCGGTGAGGTGTCATATTTAGAGGGCAAAAAGCTGCAGCAGGCCAACTCACAGTCATCAGTTGGAGAACAGCCCAAGTTTGCCCTCAGCTTTAAAGATGACTT GGACAAAGCAGATGACTTCATTGCAGCCCATCGTCTTTCAGACATGCTGGTGAAGATTAATCTGGATGAAAGCGTATCGCGAAACCAAGGCTCCATGCTGGGGCTGCCTCCTACACAAATGGGCTCAGTTCATGGCTGGCACACAGAACTTTTAACAG ATCTGTCAACAGGGCTTCTGGCGCTTGCCCAACTTGGACATAAAGATAGTACAGATGCAAAG CTTCAGGCCTTCCAAGCTACAGTTGGAGAGGACAGTGTGCAGAGTGAGGGAATGGACAGTGACCATTTCAGTGGTAGTAACTCAAGCTTCCTGGCAAATGAGAAGCTCATGTCTGTGGAAAGCATGCACAGTGATATCACAG atGATGATGCTGATTTGAACAACCTGCCTGATGATGAACTGGAGCTGTACTTCAATAAACTGGTCCCTCCTGCCATGCAGAGAGGCAGAGTGGAGGGCCAGGAGATTCCTTCAACA GGACTGTCTGGTGCTGCTGATGACGTACATTCTGCAGAGCCAGAACATTATAGACACCAGTTCCTTGATGACTATGATCAG GAGGACTTCAGGATGCCTGATGTACGTCTGGCTGCTACAGGTATGGACTCCTGTCCTGCCAGTGATGAGGACACTGAGGATGAACTGGAGTCTGCCAGAAGGAACAGCAATGCTACCAGGACACGGCTGTTGCCAAGCACCTCCAGACAACTG GTTGGAGAGAGTAATCGTCCAAGTTTCAGGCCGGGTTTAGAGGGAGGCAGTTCTGATGATGAGTCGTTTAGTGGCTGCAGCGGGCCATCTGTGTCTGGGATTGAACACAGACGATCTGCTGAGGGACAAGTCATCAACCCTCCAGTCACAG gggatggaggaggaggggatgggAGCAGTGGAAGCGAGGAAAGTGGAAATTATGGGGGAGTTTCAACCATCCCTCTTCCAACGACTAACGTCCAGACCACCTATGATGTCCTGCGTGGGTTAGGGATTGTGGGTAGCAGTGCTGTTGGTGAAGATGAAGACGGTGATCCGAATAATCTCGGAGGACATGGAAGGAATAGCCTTTCCAGACATACTGAG ATGGGTGACCGTGTGGGTCCTGTTGGAACAGGGGAGGCCAGCTCGCAGGGAGCATCATTAGGAACTCAGAAGCTTTCTCCTGTGAACTGGAGCACAGTGCTGGACCGACAGGAGGCACTG GATGCCATGGAAAGCACAGAGCCTGGGCCCACTGTTGACCGACTGATAGACTCCTGCTCCTACCTGAGGAGTGGAGCTGGACTCAGAAGACCTCAGGACTTAGCAAACCTTACTGTCTCCCACCTTCAAGGCAACCAGGGGAGCTTCCACCTCTCCCAG GTGCTGCTCCCAGAAtatgatgaggaagaggaggaggaggaggatgatgatgaggtAGATGAACCTGATGGTGCCAGGCCCTCCTTGGGCTTAAGGGGAGGACCCTGTGGTAATGTGACTGCTGCAGAGGCCTCAGGCAGTACCAGTGAGGATGACAAAAATCCTCTTTCAACCTCTCTGGAACCCAAGTATTTCTCCCAGAGCTTCCACCAAGAACAAGACGATTCAGATGATATGTGGAACCATTGCCCAGACAACCTGGAGCTGGAGTTTCAACAAG GTGCCAGTACCACTCATAGTGTGGTGTACCAGAATGAAGAAGGGCAGTGGGTGACAGACCTAGCATATTACTCCTCCTTTGAGAAAGAGGTTGATGGGAAGACATCAGATAATGCTGCCCAGTTTCAAACGGAGGACTTTGTTAATGCCG GTGATGCTTTGGAAAAGATAGTTAAAGATCAAGAAGAGTTTGAAAAAGAGCACCAGTTCATGCAG GAGGAGAAGATTGAACCagccagcagcaacagcactTTTCAGAGTGAATCATCTTGGAAGGCCCCCACCAACAGCCACATCCTGATGAGGGCTTCCCAGGTCTCCTCAGAGTTCAGTCCGGGGAACCAAAGCTACCTGCGCCTCTCTTTAGGGCAGTTTTTTGGACAACGGTCTGAAGCCCTGGGCTGTTTGGGCGGCATTGGTGATGTGGATGGGGTGAAACGG CCATCCTTTGGCTACATTATTACCTCTCCAGAGAAGAGGGAACCATTTCCCCTGATACACCCCTCAGAGTTCTCAGCTAGAGTCAGATCTCCTCACAGTGACACCATGGAACTCAGTGACGAAGACAAAACACTCAACCCAG AGGACCTAGACAAAACTGTTGAGGCGCCAGGTGAAAGGATGTCATCAAAACTTGATATTGATCTAGAAAGCGGTGAACAGGGGATACAG GACCACACTGTTAGTGCTGCACTACCTGACCACAGTGAGGGCTCTGGCTCTGAGTCAAGCTTGGGCAACCAAACCTGTGTCCCCCCTGACAACAGCAGTCATCTGATGCTGAGTATCAGCACAATTGCTTCTGCCATTGCTGATGCATCCATCAGCACTGACCCATCACAACTGGCTGCCATGATCATGGAGCTCTCTAAGCGGAGCAAGGCAAAGAATCAGCCCACGTCTGCTGGACCTGTTGGACCCGCTGTTAGCAGCACTGAGGAATCACACTCAACTGAACAT ATCCTCTCTGAGCAAGATCAGAGTGCCATGGTGGACACGCTGCAGAGAAGCACCTATGTTGGGGAGCTGAGTGCCTTTGACATAGagaaatacctgaaaaagaCTGATGTGTCTAGCACCGGTAATGCCTCTGTGGCACACACTACCTTTGACCTGACCAGCTGGGCTGAAAACCTCAGCAGGAACCCTCAGACAGGAGACCCTGAGGAACAGAGGAGCTCATCTCAGCAAGTAGACAGTGAGACTCAAAAGATGCCCACAAGTACaaaaatggaagagagagacaggagaggagagacaacATTAAACACTAGCTCTGCAGTGTCCCTTTCAAATGCATTCTCAGCAGGTGATAAAGGAGAATCAAAAAGAAGCTCTGTTCCTTGTCCTAGTACATCTTTCAGCTCTGCCAGAAGGGCGGTGGGATCAGGGCAGTCTTCGACAATCAAGCCTCCTACAGAAAAAATGGGAGCTTGGGATAATGCAACTTCTTCTGCCACTAAGACTTGGGGTTCCACAGGCAGGATCCCCACAGAAAATGGAGTGAAGCCAGGAGAACTAAACCCACAAGCATCCAACAATACTAGGTCATCTTTAGAACCACCACAAAACAGTGATAAAATTTCTGCAGTCTCACCCGGCTTGCCCAGAACCTCTCcaggaaggaagaaagggaagTCAGGCCTGCCTTGTTTCAAAGGTTACTCTGCCCCGACTCAGAGGGTGAGGAGTGcaggccagcagcagcaggacagacCCAGTAATTTTCCAGAGAAGAAAACACCACCCAGGAATATCACGGCTGCACCACTGCCTTGTAGCTCTGTGGTGAAAAATGTTGGCTTCTCTTGCCAAAACATCCAGCCTCCATTAGACCCTGCATCTG AGCTCCCGAAGGGTTTTTCAGAGCCCTGTGTGGAGGAGACGCAGTGTAACTTCAGACCGTCCACCTCTCCACTAACCCACTCTTCTCCAAGTCAGACCTCCATTCCCAGTGCTGATGG TATGGTGTCACCTCCTTCAACCAGTGGAGGTCTGGCAGACAAACGCCCAGGTCTTGAACTCTCTCCTCAGTCTACCTGCTCCAGCCCTAGTCTCAGCAGGCTCACATACATCTCAATGAATGATGGCACTGTCATACCTACACCTGAGAGACAAAAG AACAATTGTACCATGGCACTGAGCACCACCATCATCAGATTCAGTCCTACTCCACCTGTAGGAACAGATGCACAGTCTAACCTCGATATTCCTTGCCTGCCTAAAAGCCTGGACCAGATGCAATCACAGCATTCTAAAAGTCTCGACCCAATACCAGCACGGCAGTGTAAAAGCCCAGAGCCCTCACGTAGTGGTTCTGCTCTGAGCTGTACTCGCAGTCAGAGTGAATGTAACTACCACTGTCCTGGGGACAGGACCTGTGATCTTTCGGCAGGATGCAGGACCCACAAGCCCCTCTCTGAATCCAGTGTAAGGCAGCTCACTAAAGTGGACTCAGGCTATTGTAGCAATCTGAACATTCAGCAATCTAGGAGCACCACAGCTCCTCAGAGCTCCCAGCAATGGGGAGCTGCTAGCTCAGTCTCATCGTCTGTGTATGCTGGTGGCCTTGGCATGCCTCCATCCTACCCATCAGAGGGACTTCACTATGTGCCCATCCCCAGCTTTAAGCCCCAATGTGCTGGCCTGATTGACCTTCCCCACCAAGGGGATATGCAGTCCCTCCTCACTGGACGTTCTCTCTACAACTCCCAGCTGGCTCAGAAGTATTTGGGATCTGAAGCTCCAATACATCCTGGTTCATATCACATGGGAACAACAGGAAATG gcacaCCCAACAGTGATCTAACAGTGAGACACATCCATCCTACATCAGGGCCTCTGGGAATTACTGGGGCTGCTGGCGCTCAACACCTCCCCAGACCCCATCAGATCCAACAGGAGAGAGGAATAATGGGGAAACCCTACACTCAGTATGATGCGGAGCCACTGGTGGCAGGTGGTCTTGAGGAACTGAGAG GCCAAGTGGTGGTACCAGGGGAGCTGCGGTTCCCTCATGCCTGCTGTGTAGGCATCGCCTCACAGACCTCCCTCAGTCTCTTCAACCCCTCTGAGAGATGGCAGCAAGTGTCAATCAGTGTCACCAGCCTGGCTATTGATGGAGAGAAG GTGGATAGCTTGCCTTATCAGTGGCTCATAGTTAAGAACAAGACGATCATTGGGCCGAAAAGTACAGAGGAGCAGAAGGTGTTGTTCATACCTCCACAGGCTGGTGTCTACCAgtgtgtcctcagtgtttgCTCTTGGCCTGCATCTGCTGAGAcagaggtggctgccagggCTACTATCTTTGCTAAAAGGGTGGTGCTGGTTGCCATAGCAGAGAATCCTGCAATAGAG GTTGAAGTAAGCAAATCTGGCTGTTTGGATTTTGGAGACCTTCCAGGAGGCAGTGCCAAATCTCTTCCTCTCAAACTGATCAACAGGACACAGGCCACAGTACCCATCCGTCTGGTTATCAGTGCA AATGCTACAGCATGGCGATGCTATACCTTTTCCAAGCAACCTGGTACCATGACATCTGAAGCAACACAGCAGGCTGGACAGATGACCCCAGTGTCCTCTCCCTCGGTGATGAATCACGTGATGCATGCCAGCTACGGAGAG AATCCAGTAAGCTTCATGGTTTGGATACATTTCAAGGCCCCTCAGAAGTACACCTTTTCAG GAGAGCTTGGTCCTGCTGATGAGTACGTTGCTCGGGTGGACATTGAACTGGACTCTCCTGGTCCGAGTCATGTGATCTGGAGTATTCCTCTCAGCGCCAGGTCTGGAACTGCAAGGGTACATGCTCCTAAAGACCTGCAG ACTCTCAGCCTGTCTGCTCCACTGGGTAAATGTAGTCAACAGACACTGCCATTAAAGAATGCTGGGAACATTGACGTGCAGCTAAAACTCAAG AGCAGTGATGCTGAGGACAGTTTCTCTGTGACACCTGATGAACTGTTCCTGAGAGTAGGAGAGGAGCATGGGATCATTGTTTCGTTCAAAGCACAGGGCAACAGGAAATGCAGAGAAAG CCTTCTCACCATCTTGGTGTTGCCGTCAGGCCCTCAGTATGAGGTAACCCTGAAAGGAGAAGTTGTCCCAGAGGATTCTGGGAAATCTGCCATTCCCTCTGCTTCAGTCTTTAGCCCTGGTCTGGCCAAAGACATTCCACCGATTCTCTCTAATAAACAGTTCATAGCTTGGGGAGGGGTAACTCTGGGACGAGCTGT CCAACAGAAGCTGGTTCTAAGGAACAACTCTACCAATGCCACACAGCAGCTGCGGTTGCTCATTCGTGGTCAAGACCAGGACTGTTTTCAG CTCCAGAGTATGTTCAGTCCAGAAGAGCGTCTGACCCGACATGGGGAGCTGTCCATCCGCCCCAGAGAGGATGTGGCCGTCCACCTGCTCTTTGCTCCCACCAGGGTGGCTTCCATGTTGGCCAAGCTGGAGATTAAACAGTCTGGAGTCCGGCCTTCACAGCCAGGGGTCAAATTCACT ATTCCACTGTCGGGCTACGGTGGGACCAGCAACATCATCCTGGAGGACCAAAGGAAACAGGCGGACAGCTATGTGGCAACACTGACTGACATTACTGTTGGTCGCGTCAGCAAAGTGTGTCTCTGCGTGAGGAACACCGGCTCCAGAGCAGCCTTCATCAAAGCCGTGTGCTTTTCTGATATGCAGACGCGAACAGTTTTGGAACCCTCTGTCATCAGCCTCGCCCCGTCACAGTTTGTGCTGAAGGAAAGGACCCAAGAG gtgatAACTGTGCTCATGAAGTCCACCCAACGAGAACAGAGCCTGTGTCAGTCAGCCAGTGCACTACTGGGCACTATTTATCTGTTGTGTGGAGATGAGGTGTCCAGGCAGCAGTACAGGAG atTGCTTCAGAACAAACCAGAGGCTGCACGGAAGGCTCTGTCTGAGAACAGTCTGCTTAAAAACATTGACTTTAATGAGAAGTTCCTCGGAGAAGAGAATGTGACGGAAA CCTGTGACCTGCCCCAGCGGCCCAATGAGGCTCACATTTTCTATGGAAACATGAGTAAGGTGGTGGTGTCATTGCTTGGAAGTACAAAGAGCACAGACTGTGAGGAGAGGGACCATACTGAGCTGCGGCTGCCCTCTGCCAGAAATGgttcagagacagacag TAGTTTGACAAATGGCAGCGTGTCTTTGGATGTACTGCCAGTCAAGGGTCCCCAGGGTCAAGCACTGAGAGTCACAGAACCCTCCTTAAAG GCTTCAGATCCATTACATAGACAGTCTGATTCCTGGACCATCCATCCAGAACAGCTTGTCCTCACAAGTCCTACCATCA atgGTGCAGCCACCACCAGTCAGATTCAGATCCGGAACAATACATCCAGAGAGTTGAGCTTTGATTTGAGCTGGCCTGCCCACTGCCTTACTATCACTCCTCAGCATGGAGTAATTGAGCCTCA GTGCCACCTGCAGATTTTGATCAGCCCCAACCCCTCACTAGCAACTAAATCTGCTCTGCTGCCATGGAGTGGACAGATTTATGTCCAGTGTGATGGTCAACAGAAG TTTATTAAGATCCAGATTCGTCAGGACCTGGCTCTGGATGTATCCGCAGCCCCTGCAGATACGACGCTGTCGGCCCTGCCTCCTCATGCTGCCACCCCTGTGCTGCCTGTGGCCAGGCTCACCACCAAGCCCTCAATGCCTCTGCAGACCCCACAGACACCTCAGGCCCAGGTGGAGATCAGCAACAAGACCATCATCTTCCCCACCACTCCCTCAGAGGAAACATCAG AGGCCAAGCTGGAGGTGCAGAATGGAGAAGTGGAAGTGAGGTGGTACCTGTCATCATTTGCCCCTCCATATGTCAAG gGGGTTGACAACACTGGAGATGTTTACCGGGCCACCTACACTGCTTTTAGATGCTCCAGGGTCTCAGGAACTCTGGGAGCTAATGAGAAGATGCAG gTGCCAATTACTTTCCTGCCCAGAGACCGAGGGGACTATGCCCAGTTCTGGGACTTGGAGTGCCACCCAGTGTCTGAGCCCCAGCAGAAAACCAGAATCCGCTTCCAACTCTGTGGCACT GGAATAAAATCTGGACCAGTAGAAGGACCACAGGAAGGAGACAGCTCACTGGTGAAAACAGAGCCCACAGTTAAGACCAGAAAGAGGGCCGATGCCTCAGCAGGCAAAACCAG CCAGGAGGCTGCGCGGAGGGGTGTGTATTCGCCACAGGATCTGTACACCTTCCCAGCTACACGGGTGGGTGAATCCAGCACTCTTAAGGTCAGCATCCGCAACAACTCGTCCAACACGCATGAG CTGAAATTTGTAAACTGTCAGGAGCCCTTCCACATCAAGCATTCCAAATATTCCCTGAG ATCACAGCACTATCTGAAGCTGCCCGTCCAGTTCAAGCCCAGTTCTGCGGGCCGACACGCTGGCCTGCTACTCATCCAGTCAGAAACAAGTGGAAGTCTTGTTATTCAGCTGATCGGTGAGGCATTGCCTCAAAGTCACTATCTACCATCCTATGCCACTTCCTCGTGCTGA